GTGCCATGCAGCTTATGCGTGAACTGGATGTCAAGCGCACCCTTATCATCACCCACCGTCCTGTAGTAGGAGAAAGTTGGCTGAAAGCCTTCAAACAGGTTGTGGGCAGCAAAAGTTCTGAACCTAAGGTGAAAGGCAACAGCGATATTCATAAAACCTATGGCTTCGGTATGCGTTCGGACGATGAGAGTGAGACTGTAGGTAACTACTATGATTTAGAAAAGTTTGTCGAGACTCCAGGCAATCACTATGCCTTCTTTGTCTCCATGCAATATATTCGTCTCTCTGAACTTGTCAACAGCAAGACACAGGCAAAAAATGCAGGTAAGGAACTGGGCAATGGAAACTCCACATCCAAGGAGAACGAGATGCTGAAAGCAGACATTCTGAAAACCGACTGGGATTTGATCATTATTGACGAGGCTCACGAGGGAACACTTACCTCATTGGGCAAAGGTGTCATCCAGGACTTCTTGAAGAAAGAGAAGACCAAGATGCTCTATCTATCTGGTACTCCTTTCAATCTCTATGAGGATTTCAAAGAGGATGAAATCTACACCTGGGACTATATTGCCGAGCAAACTGCCAAGCATAACTGGAACCTGGAACATCCCAACGAGAAGAATCCATACGCCGAACTGCCGAAGATGAATATCTTTACCTACGATATTACCAAGAATATTGATAATATCCTGGACCAGACAGGTGTATTCTCGTTCCCTGAGTTCTTCCGTACCTGGACAGGTAATCCTAAAGCCGACAATGCATCTATGCCAGAGGGTGCTAAAGGCCGTTTTGTACATGAGCCGGAAGTATCTGAGTTTTTGTATTTACTCTGCAAGAAAGATGCTGAGAATAATTTTCCATTCTCTACCAATGAATATCGCCAGATGTTCCGCCATACTCTTTGGGTAGTTTCTCATGTCAACGAAGCGGCTGCTTTGGAGCAACTGCTGAAAGAACACAAGATTTTCCGTCACTTCGATGTTGTGAATGTAGCAGGTAGAAGCGAAACTGACGAGCAGAATGAGAATGCGCTCGATAAGGTACTTAAGGCGATTGGCGACAATCCAGAGAAGACTTCTACTATTACCATATCCTGTGGCCGTCTGACTACAGGCGTTACTGTAGCGCCTTGGACTGCCGTGTTCTATCTGAAAGGTGGCGACCGTGCTGCCACTTACATGCAGACCATCTTCCGTGTGCAGTCTCCCTACAAGACTCATGAAGGTAAGATCAAGAAAGAATGTTATGTATTCGACTTTGCGCCCGACCGCACCTTGAAGATTGTGGCAGAAACAGCCAAGTTCTCTTCTATGGCAACAGCCAAGGAAAAGAAAAAACAAGAAGGTGATGAAGAGAAGACGCAGGAAATGCGTGACAAGGAGACTGTTCGTGAATTTATCGAACTTTGTCCTGTCCTCTCCATGGATGGAGGCAAGATGAGCGCAATGGATGTCAACGACATCTACAAGCAGTTGGAAAATGTGTTTATCGACCGACTGGTACGCAAGGGCTTTGACGACCCATGCCTCTACAACCAGGATGAGTTGAACAAGGTGAATCCAGAAATCATTAATCATATTGGTGAAAATGGTGGCAAGGCTCCTGACGAGAAGCGCAAGGATGCAAGCAAATCTGTAGACCTCAGTCACATGACTCCGGAGGAACGTGCCGAATGGGAGGAAAACAAGAGACAAAAGATTGCTGAAGCCAAGAAGAAAGCAGAAGAAAAGCTGAAGAAAGACGAGGAGTTTAAGGCAAAATGGGAAGCCATGTCTGATGAAGAACGTGAGGATTGGCTGAAGGAAGAAGCTGAGCGTATTGCCCGACGTGAGAAGGCAAAGGAGGAACGTGAGGAGTTTAAAAAGCGCATGACCAATATTCGTGGCATTGCACTTCGTATTCCGTTGCTGATGTATGGTGGTGCTGATGCCGGCGACCCTAAGGATGAACTGACTGTTGAAAACTTCACCCGAAAGATTAAGGATGAGTCATGGACCGAGTTTATGCCGGAGGGAATCTCGAAAGAAGATTTCAACAAGATTCGTAAGTGCTTCAATGCTACCCGTTTCGAGGAAGCGGGTAAGAAATATCGTGCCCTTACCCGTGAGGCTGACTTTATGCATATAGATGAACGCATCCGTCAGATTACGGAGATTTTCTCTTATTTCCGCAATCCTGATAAAGAGACGGTGCTTACTCCTTGGCGTGTAGTGAATATGCACATGAGTGACACGATTGGTGGTTGGTGCTGGTACGATGAAAGTTTTGACGAAAAGACCGGAATGCTTGACACACCTCGTTATGTTGACCAGGGCGATGTAACCCGTCAACTCTTTGACAATGTTGACCTTGCAGGAGAAGTTCAGACAAAGATATTGGAGATCAATTCAAAGACTGGTCTCTACCCTCTTTATGTCACCTACTCTCTTTTCCGTCGCCGCTTGGATGAATACATCAAAGCGGAATGCATCGACAAGGAGACAGTCAGCGTGCAAGAAGAACAAGTGGTTTGGGATGATATTGTAAAGGATAACATGTATGTTATCTGCAATACTCCTATGGCTGTGGGCATCACTCGCCGCACCCTCTTTGGCTTCCGCCAGGTTGACCAGAAAGCGAATATCAAAAACGTACTATTAATCGAACGTGCTTCTAAAGACCAGGAAGGACTCGTAAAAGAACTGA
This Segatella copri DSM 18205 DNA region includes the following protein-coding sequences:
- a CDS encoding Eco57I restriction-modification methylase domain-containing protein; this encodes MATYSTLEEIKTGTQDDLFADDLITLRSEQRDAIDQAKERFCKRSGRRGEYQYEVLPEYRQFLWNAKMRFGKTICAMQLMRELDVKRTLIITHRPVVGESWLKAFKQVVGSKSSEPKVKGNSDIHKTYGFGMRSDDESETVGNYYDLEKFVETPGNHYAFFVSMQYIRLSELVNSKTQAKNAGKELGNGNSTSKENEMLKADILKTDWDLIIIDEAHEGTLTSLGKGVIQDFLKKEKTKMLYLSGTPFNLYEDFKEDEIYTWDYIAEQTAKHNWNLEHPNEKNPYAELPKMNIFTYDITKNIDNILDQTGVFSFPEFFRTWTGNPKADNASMPEGAKGRFVHEPEVSEFLYLLCKKDAENNFPFSTNEYRQMFRHTLWVVSHVNEAAALEQLLKEHKIFRHFDVVNVAGRSETDEQNENALDKVLKAIGDNPEKTSTITISCGRLTTGVTVAPWTAVFYLKGGDRAATYMQTIFRVQSPYKTHEGKIKKECYVFDFAPDRTLKIVAETAKFSSMATAKEKKKQEGDEEKTQEMRDKETVREFIELCPVLSMDGGKMSAMDVNDIYKQLENVFIDRLVRKGFDDPCLYNQDELNKVNPEIINHIGENGGKAPDEKRKDASKSVDLSHMTPEERAEWEENKRQKIAEAKKKAEEKLKKDEEFKAKWEAMSDEEREDWLKEEAERIARREKAKEEREEFKKRMTNIRGIALRIPLLMYGGADAGDPKDELTVENFTRKIKDESWTEFMPEGISKEDFNKIRKCFNATRFEEAGKKYRALTREADFMHIDERIRQITEIFSYFRNPDKETVLTPWRVVNMHMSDTIGGWCWYDESFDEKTGMLDTPRYVDQGDVTRQLFDNVDLAGEVQTKILEINSKTGLYPLYVTYSLFRRRLDEYIKAECIDKETVSVQEEQVVWDDIVKDNMYVICNTPMAVGITRRTLFGFRQVDQKANIKNVLLIERASKDQEGLVKELKSVGFWKGNSSKQEMKFNAVVGNPPYQIKDGGAGASAKPIYNQFVDLAKAIKPNYMSMIMPAKWYTDGKGLGSFRDAMLNDKQISKLVDFTDSRDCFDNVDIAGGVCYFFWVHNRNGLCEFVSRHRGKFKSSMRDLAADDSFIRHLEAVDIVDKVKHLAANYYNERVSTRKPFGLSTNVIPMDSGDVVLKTNSGKGYYLSALIEKGKEMIPQWKITISYLTAEHAGQTDKQGRKKILSSLDMLIPNEICTETYLVVDAFDTELEAKALQSYLKTCFVRFLISLLASTQHLSKEKFAYVPLQDFTSNSDIDWSQSIADIDRQLYAKYGLSDDEIAFIEKMIKPME